A genome region from Marispirochaeta aestuarii includes the following:
- a CDS encoding adenylate/guanylate cyclase domain-containing protein, whose protein sequence is MKKNTKRRRKILETKYFGFLIGLFLFGFILLLNENTSIFSNIEEQMLDVHFGFKTVTGRESIQEGVLQEEFDPKISDDILIVAIDFNSLSQFGKWPFPRYREADLLNSFSRIQNQDERERSVFLDIFFIEPDEKGYDDVLLLEAIDDNERVFLETVLDEFPPSSREYDEFFSRQDVLIERWGKITNIQGDWHEIPAFYGLQPPLIPFAEKSRGYGHANFNTDSDKVYRRQQLVAKSSRLVESFRLDDLISMSSALPVDSSRFERLEWVDKKERPHTIPPGTTPEDFAQIVEEIKENAPLRTVDTDNDGTIDESYHVIRKYQDIFVPAITLSLALDYFNKSCDDLEVVLGEYIRIPEPMKFDVENSTWLPYEITVRDAVYNADEVLEKPAETRILEEIKIPIDEYGNMLINYMGPKSFADPQGRKTFPVRSFAGYAANPPGTDPETWPRTKALGNKIIMVGAFARGIADDEKPTPFGLMYGVEIHANALNTILMDNFLHHVPAWVNYLVLFAAVMLVALISSRMPTLWALVLLLAGLLALFLTVSIVFESRNLIIDYSPSAIAAVLTFLSIIAYRVMTEERDKRMIRNMFGKYVSPGVVDHLIDNPPELGGVDKQLTVFFSDVRGFTTLSESMTPQELLNHLNVYFTLMTDIILDYKGTLDKYVGDEIMCFWGAPLPQEEHALLACQCALKQKKALEELNASWPPEKRINIGIGINSGIMTVGNVGSEGRMNYTLMGDPVNLGARLEGTNKQYGTTIIISEFTYGFVKDKVTARELDNIRVKGKNKPVLIYELVDCLDDGASGPAAG, encoded by the coding sequence GTGAAGAAAAACACAAAACGAAGACGTAAGATACTGGAGACTAAATACTTTGGTTTTCTTATAGGTCTTTTTCTATTTGGATTCATCCTTCTGCTTAATGAAAACACCAGCATTTTCAGCAACATCGAGGAGCAGATGCTGGATGTTCATTTCGGATTTAAAACAGTTACCGGGAGGGAGAGCATCCAGGAAGGGGTTCTTCAGGAAGAGTTTGATCCGAAAATTTCCGATGATATTCTTATTGTCGCCATTGATTTCAATTCCCTCAGTCAGTTTGGAAAATGGCCTTTTCCAAGGTACCGGGAGGCGGACCTTCTGAACTCCTTTTCCCGCATCCAGAATCAGGATGAGCGGGAACGTTCGGTCTTTCTCGATATATTCTTTATTGAGCCGGATGAAAAAGGCTATGACGATGTCCTGCTCCTGGAAGCCATAGATGACAACGAAAGGGTTTTTCTGGAGACAGTACTGGATGAATTCCCGCCGTCCTCCAGGGAATACGATGAATTTTTCAGCCGGCAGGATGTTTTGATTGAACGCTGGGGAAAAATTACGAATATCCAGGGAGACTGGCATGAGATCCCTGCCTTCTATGGACTCCAGCCGCCCTTGATACCCTTCGCAGAGAAGAGCCGCGGGTATGGGCATGCCAATTTCAACACGGATTCAGACAAGGTGTACCGACGACAGCAGCTGGTTGCAAAATCATCCCGTCTTGTCGAAAGCTTTCGACTCGATGATCTGATTTCAATGAGTTCTGCTCTTCCCGTGGACAGTTCCCGTTTTGAGCGTCTTGAATGGGTCGATAAAAAGGAACGGCCCCATACCATACCCCCCGGTACAACACCGGAGGATTTTGCGCAGATTGTGGAAGAGATAAAAGAAAATGCACCCCTTCGCACCGTGGATACCGACAATGACGGTACTATAGATGAGTCCTACCATGTAATCCGAAAATATCAGGACATCTTTGTCCCTGCCATTACACTGTCTCTTGCTCTGGATTACTTCAATAAAAGCTGCGACGACCTGGAGGTCGTTCTCGGTGAGTATATTCGTATACCCGAACCCATGAAATTCGATGTGGAAAACTCCACCTGGCTGCCCTATGAGATCACTGTGCGGGATGCGGTATACAATGCTGACGAGGTGCTGGAAAAGCCTGCAGAAACCAGAATACTGGAAGAGATAAAGATTCCCATCGATGAATATGGAAATATGCTGATCAATTACATGGGCCCCAAATCCTTCGCCGATCCTCAAGGGAGAAAAACCTTTCCAGTCAGGTCCTTTGCCGGGTATGCTGCGAATCCCCCTGGAACGGATCCTGAAACCTGGCCCCGGACAAAGGCGCTGGGGAATAAAATCATCATGGTAGGTGCCTTTGCCAGAGGCATAGCGGATGACGAAAAACCGACCCCCTTTGGACTGATGTACGGGGTGGAAATTCATGCCAATGCCCTGAATACAATCCTTATGGACAACTTTCTCCACCACGTCCCTGCATGGGTAAACTACCTGGTTCTCTTTGCGGCTGTTATGCTTGTGGCCTTGATCAGTTCACGCATGCCGACTCTCTGGGCTCTGGTATTGCTGCTTGCAGGTCTTCTGGCTCTTTTTCTGACCGTATCTATTGTTTTTGAATCCCGGAACCTGATCATTGATTACAGTCCCTCGGCAATTGCAGCCGTTCTTACCTTTCTCTCCATTATCGCCTACAGGGTCATGACGGAAGAACGGGACAAGCGGATGATCCGCAATATGTTTGGAAAGTACGTATCCCCGGGTGTGGTAGACCATCTTATTGACAATCCCCCTGAACTGGGCGGGGTAGACAAACAGTTGACTGTTTTCTTTTCCGATGTGCGCGGTTTTACAACCCTGTCCGAAAGCATGACTCCCCAGGAACTTCTGAACCATCTCAATGTCTATTTCACGCTTATGACAGATATTATCCTGGATTACAAAGGTACCCTGGACAAGTATGTCGGGGACGAGATAATGTGCTTCTGGGGTGCCCCGCTGCCACAGGAAGAACACGCCCTGCTTGCCTGTCAATGTGCGCTTAAACAGAAGAAGGCCCTGGAAGAGCTTAACGCCTCCTGGCCGCCGGAAAAGCGTATCAATATAGGAATCGGAATCAACTCTGGTATCATGACCGTTGGAAACGTGGGTTCAGAAGGCCGAATGAACTACACCCTGATGGGAGACCCCGTTAACCTGGGGGCACGCCTGGAGGGCACCAATAAACAGTATGGTACGACCATTATCATAAGTGAGTTTACCTACGGTTTTGTAAAAGATAAGGTCACGGCGCGGGAACTCGATAACATCCGTGTAAAGGGAAAGAACAAACCGGTACTGATCTATGAACTTGTGGACTGTCTTGACGACGGGGCATCTGGACCGGCAGCCGGTTAG
- the cmk gene encoding (d)CMP kinase, giving the protein MVVAIDGPAGVGKSSISVELAGKTGFHYLNSGNFYRAVTYAALRENLDLETQSIVESFAATIQFEYRDGDIYLAGDNITAELHSDQVDAQVAQVSSFRGVREWVNQRLREISSRRDIIVEGRDISTVVFPDAELKVFLDASPEVRARRRFDQGVSGLSLDEIAEGIRKRDEIDRSKEWGRLVRAEDALYVDTSGLTIEEVCAKVVRKIHEITRKNIEETESKHE; this is encoded by the coding sequence ATGGTCGTAGCAATAGACGGACCGGCGGGGGTTGGGAAGAGCAGTATTTCCGTTGAACTCGCTGGAAAAACGGGATTTCATTATCTGAATTCCGGGAATTTTTATCGAGCCGTGACCTACGCTGCCCTGCGGGAGAACCTCGATCTGGAAACACAGAGTATCGTTGAATCCTTCGCGGCCACCATTCAGTTTGAGTACCGGGACGGAGATATCTATCTGGCGGGAGACAATATAACCGCGGAGCTTCACAGCGACCAGGTTGACGCTCAGGTTGCTCAGGTCTCCTCCTTTCGTGGTGTCCGGGAGTGGGTTAATCAGCGTTTGCGAGAAATTTCCAGCCGACGGGATATTATCGTTGAAGGCCGGGATATAAGCACGGTGGTTTTTCCCGACGCCGAGCTGAAGGTTTTTCTTGACGCCAGTCCGGAGGTTCGCGCCAGACGCCGCTTCGACCAGGGTGTCAGCGGGCTGAGTCTTGATGAGATAGCCGAAGGAATACGAAAGCGGGATGAAATTGACCGGTCCAAGGAGTGGGGACGTCTTGTCCGGGCTGAAGATGCCCTTTATGTTGATACTTCGGGCTTGACCATAGAAGAAGTTTGTGCCAAAGTAGTACGGAAAATTCACGAGATAACGCGTAAAAATATCGAGGAGACCGAGTCGAAGCATGAGTGA
- the rpsA gene encoding 30S ribosomal protein S1 gives MSDREPNNGEMIQSELQEEYLKSLDELEEGQLVEGTVIEIGPEQVFVDVGYKSEGKIPTEEFETEPSIGDTVSVVLVSKEGKGGQVVVSKKRADMISFWRTLKEASETQEPVEGTFSKVIKGGFEVDLGCGITAFNPMSQTDVRRVEDPETFVGTKSKFLIERFQKEKRARIVLSRRSWLEREIENKREEFFNTIKEGDEVEGRVKSFTSFGAFIDLGGFDGLLHINDMSWGHASRPKDYVKKDEDLRVKVIKIDPESKKINLSLKHLTPDPWTVFESKYHVDDVVKGKVTKLADFGAFIELEDGIEGLAHVSELSWVRRIKHPKEVLAIGDEVEVKILDYDLEAGRVSLGLKQVLPNPWDSIEEQYPVGKRMTLEVKKLTNAGAFLEIEEGIDGFLHVDDLSWTKKIRHPSAMLKEGEKVEVVVIELDKEARRIRLGVKQLSDDPWQALKSAFPKGSRIEGTVSGITDFGVFVRVQGDIEGLIPRAHCFGPGEEPVEDLGTVFKEGEPVTAAVIEINTNTQRLGLSIRDLKKKQQRKEMAKYIHDEEEESTFTLGDFLKDKGIDS, from the coding sequence ATGAGTGATCGAGAGCCTAACAACGGAGAGATGATACAATCCGAACTCCAGGAAGAATACCTCAAGAGCCTCGATGAACTGGAAGAGGGCCAGCTTGTTGAAGGTACGGTAATCGAGATTGGTCCGGAACAAGTATTTGTCGATGTAGGATACAAATCAGAAGGAAAAATCCCAACCGAAGAGTTCGAAACGGAACCCTCAATCGGTGACACCGTTTCGGTCGTCCTTGTAAGCAAAGAAGGGAAAGGCGGTCAGGTCGTTGTATCCAAAAAACGTGCCGACATGATCTCCTTCTGGCGGACCCTCAAGGAGGCCTCGGAGACGCAGGAACCAGTGGAGGGTACCTTTTCCAAGGTTATCAAGGGCGGCTTCGAAGTCGATCTCGGTTGCGGTATTACGGCCTTCAACCCCATGAGTCAGACCGATGTGCGCCGTGTGGAAGATCCGGAAACCTTTGTCGGAACAAAATCAAAATTTTTGATTGAGCGTTTTCAGAAAGAAAAACGAGCAAGAATAGTACTTTCCCGCCGTTCATGGCTGGAGCGTGAGATAGAGAACAAGAGGGAAGAATTCTTCAACACCATTAAAGAAGGCGACGAAGTCGAGGGAAGGGTAAAATCCTTTACCTCCTTCGGAGCTTTTATCGACCTTGGCGGGTTTGACGGCCTGCTTCATATAAACGACATGAGCTGGGGACACGCTTCCCGTCCCAAGGATTACGTCAAAAAGGACGAGGATCTGCGGGTCAAGGTCATAAAAATAGACCCGGAATCGAAAAAAATAAATCTTTCCCTCAAACACCTTACGCCGGATCCCTGGACGGTATTCGAATCTAAATACCATGTCGACGATGTCGTTAAGGGTAAGGTAACCAAACTTGCAGATTTCGGTGCTTTCATCGAACTGGAAGATGGAATCGAGGGGCTGGCCCACGTGTCGGAGCTTTCCTGGGTGAGGAGAATCAAACACCCGAAAGAGGTGCTTGCCATCGGCGACGAAGTGGAAGTAAAGATCCTCGATTACGATCTGGAAGCCGGCAGGGTGTCTCTGGGACTCAAACAGGTCCTGCCGAATCCCTGGGACTCAATTGAAGAACAGTATCCGGTGGGCAAACGTATGACCCTGGAGGTCAAAAAGCTTACCAATGCCGGCGCTTTTCTCGAGATAGAGGAAGGTATCGACGGGTTTCTGCATGTCGACGATCTCTCCTGGACCAAGAAAATCCGGCATCCCTCTGCAATGCTGAAGGAAGGCGAAAAGGTTGAGGTTGTCGTAATTGAGCTGGACAAGGAAGCCCGGAGAATTCGTCTTGGCGTAAAACAGCTCTCGGATGACCCCTGGCAGGCCCTGAAATCCGCTTTCCCCAAGGGAAGCAGAATCGAGGGGACGGTCAGCGGAATAACGGATTTTGGTGTCTTTGTCCGGGTGCAGGGCGATATAGAAGGACTCATTCCCAGGGCTCACTGTTTTGGCCCCGGCGAGGAACCCGTGGAAGATCTCGGCACAGTCTTCAAGGAAGGTGAGCCGGTTACTGCGGCTGTAATTGAGATCAATACCAACACCCAGCGTCTTGGGCTCTCCATCCGGGATCTCAAGAAGAAGCAGCAGCGGAAGGAGATGGCAAAGTACATTCATGATGAAGAGGAAGAATCGACCTTTACTCTCGGTGATTTTCTCAAAGACAAAGGTATCGATTCTTAG
- a CDS encoding sigma-54-dependent Fis family transcriptional regulator produces MLSQNIDAGKFETLIEINTLINSDYSDPKALLTRILESATRLTAGEASSLLLLNSENNKLYFEISLGSKGPDVQQFSLNLGEGIAGWVAQNNRSLIVNDVEKDKRFFADISEQIGFSTKSILAVPMRIKEQCVGVIEIINKTDGALFEQEDLEWLEVFANQAALAIVNARSFQKVQNEVSFLRGQIDERQYSTFVGRSEAIRSCLSIAHKAAVTDSSVLITGESGAGKELVAEQIHMNSHRRGGPFIRVNCAALPESLIESELFGHVKGAFTDAAQDRRGRFELADGGTIFLDEIGEVPLNVQAKLLRVIQSRVFERVGSSEPMSSDVRIIAATNRNLAKSIENNSFRRDLYYRLNVLPITVPALRERQEDVPLLAEHFLKLYSAEMNKKITGFSSEAMEILMRYEWPGNVRELQNVIERAVVLAGNEKLQAEDLMLMQDATESSSIYQGRTLKEAINLFKRHFVTDTLKKNGGVQKHAARELGIQRTYLSRLIKELNISLTNENEEY; encoded by the coding sequence ATGCTCAGCCAAAATATTGATGCGGGTAAATTCGAAACACTAATTGAGATTAACACCCTCATAAACTCCGATTATTCGGATCCGAAAGCACTGTTAACGCGGATCCTTGAATCGGCGACACGCCTCACCGCTGGTGAGGCGTCTTCGTTATTACTGCTGAACTCTGAAAACAATAAACTGTACTTTGAGATTTCCCTGGGTTCCAAAGGGCCGGATGTGCAGCAGTTCTCGCTGAACCTGGGCGAGGGCATAGCCGGCTGGGTAGCCCAGAACAACCGCAGTCTCATTGTGAATGACGTGGAAAAGGATAAGCGCTTTTTCGCGGATATAAGCGAACAGATCGGTTTTTCAACAAAATCCATACTTGCAGTACCCATGCGCATCAAAGAACAGTGTGTCGGCGTTATTGAGATTATCAACAAGACAGATGGAGCCCTCTTTGAACAGGAGGACCTGGAATGGCTCGAGGTCTTCGCCAACCAGGCCGCCCTTGCCATAGTAAACGCCCGAAGTTTCCAGAAGGTTCAGAACGAGGTCTCCTTTCTGCGCGGACAGATTGATGAAAGGCAGTATTCCACCTTTGTGGGCAGGAGCGAGGCCATACGCAGCTGTCTTTCCATAGCCCATAAAGCGGCCGTCACCGACAGTTCTGTCCTGATAACCGGTGAAAGCGGTGCGGGCAAGGAGCTCGTGGCGGAACAGATCCACATGAACTCCCATCGCAGGGGAGGCCCCTTTATCCGGGTCAACTGTGCGGCATTGCCGGAGAGTCTCATAGAGAGTGAGCTGTTCGGACACGTCAAGGGAGCTTTTACCGATGCAGCCCAGGACAGGCGGGGGCGTTTCGAACTTGCCGACGGGGGCACCATTTTTCTCGACGAAATCGGAGAGGTCCCCCTTAACGTTCAGGCAAAACTGCTCCGGGTTATCCAGAGCAGAGTATTCGAGAGGGTCGGGTCTTCCGAGCCAATGAGTTCAGATGTGCGTATTATTGCAGCCACAAACAGGAACCTGGCGAAGTCAATTGAAAACAACAGTTTTAGAAGGGATTTATATTACCGATTAAACGTGCTCCCCATTACGGTTCCGGCTCTCAGGGAACGCCAGGAGGATGTTCCTTTACTTGCTGAGCATTTTTTAAAACTCTACAGCGCAGAGATGAACAAGAAGATAACCGGCTTTTCCTCTGAAGCCATGGAAATATTAATGCGCTACGAGTGGCCCGGAAATGTTCGGGAACTGCAGAACGTAATTGAACGGGCTGTTGTGCTTGCGGGGAACGAAAAATTGCAGGCAGAGGATCTTATGCTGATGCAGGATGCCACGGAAAGCTCGTCCATTTATCAAGGACGGACCCTGAAGGAAGCCATCAATTTGTTTAAACGTCATTTTGTTACGGACACCCTTAAAAAAAACGGGGGAGTCCAGAAACACGCTGCCCGGGAACTGGGCATACAGAGAACATATTTATCAAGACTCATAAAAGAGCTTAATATTAGTTTGACCAACGAAAACGAGGAGTACTGA
- the folK gene encoding 2-amino-4-hydroxy-6-hydroxymethyldihydropteridine diphosphokinase has protein sequence MTEQKGSFEGHRVYLGLGSNTGDSEGILQGAVRELRAHFRDPRVSPFFRTRPRDDLHQPDFINAVFSGLTDIHPYEILQITQDLENRHGRLRDPDRPKGPRTLDIDILLYGNLQIHGPDLEIPHPRMKERKFVLVPLLELDPLLREPETGIYYGEYAAGLEDQGIYYISLNHYSTTLSWEDRAEGYGSKYGNQRKQ, from the coding sequence TTGACGGAACAAAAGGGATCTTTCGAGGGACATCGGGTCTATCTCGGCCTTGGTTCGAATACCGGTGATTCCGAAGGCATCCTTCAGGGGGCTGTCCGGGAACTAAGAGCACACTTCAGGGACCCCCGGGTTTCCCCGTTTTTCCGGACCCGCCCCCGGGACGATTTGCACCAGCCCGATTTTATTAACGCAGTTTTCTCCGGGCTGACGGATATACATCCGTATGAGATTCTGCAGATCACACAGGACCTGGAAAACAGGCATGGACGCCTGAGAGATCCCGATCGACCCAAGGGGCCGAGAACGCTTGATATTGATATCCTTCTCTATGGAAACCTGCAGATTCATGGACCTGATCTTGAAATTCCGCACCCCCGCATGAAGGAACGCAAGTTTGTCCTTGTTCCCCTGCTGGAGCTCGATCCGCTGTTGCGGGAGCCGGAAACCGGCATCTATTACGGGGAGTATGCTGCCGGACTCGAAGATCAGGGTATTTACTACATCTCCCTGAACCACTATAGTACTACCTTGTCGTGGGAGGATCGCGCGGAAGGGTATGGAAGCAAGTACGGTAACCAACGAAAGCAGTAA
- a CDS encoding pseudouridine synthase, with product MADNKDNEIRLQVFLARSGIASRRGSEDLIRQGRVRVNGRVITRMGEKVSLGDTVEVDHKKIYPDRRFVYVALYKPKFVVSSLNDPEGRTTVADIIKGKFPFRLFHVGRLDYLSSGLMFLTNDGEFSRFITSPAVGIEKEYLVEVSRPISKELLDSFVRGITIDDEVLSVSSYRLAGEKVAYLILKEGKNREIRRLFHHNKIRVKKLHRVRIGSVNIKGMVPGEYRLLAARDLKELGYRHGGALWS from the coding sequence ATGGCAGATAATAAGGATAACGAAATCCGGCTGCAGGTATTTCTTGCGCGATCGGGTATCGCATCACGAAGGGGTTCCGAGGATCTTATTCGTCAGGGACGGGTACGGGTCAATGGCAGGGTGATAACCCGCATGGGCGAGAAGGTTTCCCTTGGCGATACAGTAGAGGTCGACCATAAGAAAATTTATCCTGACCGCAGATTTGTTTATGTTGCATTATATAAGCCGAAATTTGTCGTCTCTTCCCTGAATGATCCGGAGGGACGGACAACAGTAGCGGATATTATCAAGGGGAAATTCCCGTTCCGGCTTTTTCACGTCGGCAGGCTGGATTACCTCTCGTCGGGACTCATGTTCCTGACAAACGACGGGGAGTTCAGTCGGTTTATCACAAGCCCTGCTGTGGGAATTGAAAAGGAGTACCTGGTGGAGGTGTCCAGGCCCATCAGCAAGGAGCTTCTGGACAGCTTTGTCCGGGGAATCACGATTGATGATGAAGTGCTCTCTGTCAGTTCATACAGGCTTGCGGGGGAAAAGGTTGCCTATCTGATCCTCAAAGAGGGCAAGAATCGCGAGATTCGACGGCTCTTTCATCACAATAAAATACGGGTAAAGAAGCTGCATCGCGTCAGAATCGGCTCCGTAAACATCAAAGGAATGGTTCCCGGGGAATATCGTCTTCTTGCGGCGAGGGATCTGAAGGAACTGGGTTACAGACACGGAGGGGCCTTATGGTCGTAG
- a CDS encoding segregation and condensation protein A, translating to MEASTVTNESSNDNYRFKLNQFEGPLDLLLFLIKKSEINIYDIPIAQITEQYLEYLNIVEAVNLDNITEFYVMAATLLYIKSRMLLPVEVDFDDELEDPRQELVDRLIEYQKYKKISELMMDKENESEWAIERKKKQRVLPFDDKDDLWDKIDVWELLKTFSSLISNISSERILNLYEEVSINEKISLVNELLEEREYCLFTDLVIKENSIMEIICAFLAILELVKLKRISIYQNRMFGDIRIYSHPDAGKEDEYPEPEPEFPDMSDAPENIEEEQGGDDPGT from the coding sequence ATGGAAGCAAGTACGGTAACCAACGAAAGCAGTAACGATAATTACCGTTTCAAGCTGAATCAGTTTGAGGGGCCTCTGGACCTTCTGCTTTTTCTGATAAAAAAATCAGAGATTAATATATACGATATCCCCATTGCGCAGATTACCGAGCAGTACCTGGAGTATCTGAATATCGTCGAAGCGGTCAATCTGGACAACATTACCGAGTTCTATGTAATGGCGGCAACCCTGCTCTATATTAAATCCCGTATGCTGCTTCCGGTGGAAGTTGATTTCGATGATGAGCTTGAGGACCCCCGTCAGGAGCTTGTGGATCGTCTTATCGAGTACCAGAAGTACAAGAAGATTTCCGAACTGATGATGGACAAGGAAAATGAGAGCGAATGGGCCATCGAAAGGAAAAAAAAGCAGAGGGTGCTGCCCTTCGACGATAAGGATGATTTGTGGGATAAAATAGATGTCTGGGAGCTGTTAAAGACCTTTTCGTCCCTTATTTCCAATATCTCTTCGGAACGGATCCTCAATCTCTACGAAGAGGTTTCCATAAACGAAAAGATCAGCCTGGTGAACGAGCTTCTTGAAGAACGGGAATACTGTCTGTTTACCGATCTGGTGATTAAAGAAAACTCCATCATGGAGATAATCTGCGCCTTTCTCGCGATTCTTGAGCTGGTAAAACTCAAGCGTATATCAATTTATCAGAACCGGATGTTCGGTGATATCCGCATATACAGCCATCCCGACGCGGGAAAAGAAGATGAATATCCGGAGCCTGAGCCGGAATTCCCGGATATGTCAGATGCACCGGAAAACATTGAAGAGGAGCAGGGAGGAGATGACCCTGGAACGTGA
- a CDS encoding tetratricopeptide repeat protein, whose product MENQEKLGLGTHIAQWIQKRKKILLSTFAILIVVLAVLGILSSLASAKSRKAAESLVEFEELYTQWNNATTEEREGFIEKIVTAFDEIETEYSGTYAHQRGLFMMGDFYFTNEDWENSLDKYLALAGSYSESYLAPVALYNAAAACEELGDNERALENYRRISDEYSESALAPRSLFSVGRLEEQISADQALSAYNELIESYPQSNWTKLARSRIIELNISK is encoded by the coding sequence ATGGAAAATCAGGAAAAGCTGGGTCTGGGCACACACATTGCCCAATGGATTCAGAAACGGAAAAAGATTCTGCTCTCAACTTTTGCAATTCTTATTGTTGTTCTGGCCGTGCTGGGGATACTCAGCAGTCTTGCTTCGGCGAAAAGCAGGAAGGCGGCAGAAAGTCTGGTGGAGTTTGAAGAACTCTATACCCAGTGGAATAATGCAACAACGGAGGAACGGGAAGGTTTTATCGAAAAGATCGTAACAGCTTTTGATGAAATTGAGACAGAGTATTCCGGCACCTATGCCCATCAAAGAGGTTTATTCATGATGGGAGACTTTTACTTTACCAATGAGGACTGGGAGAATTCACTGGACAAGTACCTGGCCCTTGCCGGGAGCTACAGTGAAAGTTACCTGGCCCCTGTTGCCTTGTACAATGCCGCTGCGGCCTGCGAAGAGCTCGGGGATAATGAAAGGGCCCTTGAAAACTATCGCCGCATATCCGACGAGTATTCTGAATCGGCTCTTGCGCCCCGATCTCTCTTTTCTGTCGGTCGCCTGGAGGAACAGATCTCAGCTGATCAGGCGCTGTCGGCATACAATGAGCTTATTGAAAGCTACCCTCAGAGCAATTGGACAAAGCTGGCACGAAGCCGTATAATTGAGTTGAATATTTCAAAATAA
- the scpB gene encoding SMC-Scp complex subunit ScpB, translated as MTLEREAAIIEAILFLESEPIDVKTIAKISRLDKDIVEGGLKFLEEHYAEQGHGLDLREIGGGFLLSPKEELWDDLKERYGKKNDAKLSRAAMETLSIIAYSQPITRGEIEGIRGVSADGMIKLLLGRNLIKEVGKKEAPGRPVQYGTTKEFLKVFRLRSIADLPKLDELNQDRFELDGR; from the coding sequence ATGACCCTGGAACGTGAAGCTGCAATAATCGAAGCCATATTGTTTCTGGAATCCGAGCCCATAGACGTAAAGACCATCGCAAAGATCAGCCGCCTGGATAAGGATATAGTGGAAGGAGGGCTGAAATTCCTGGAGGAACACTATGCCGAACAGGGGCATGGTCTTGATCTTCGGGAAATCGGTGGAGGTTTTCTCCTGAGCCCCAAGGAAGAGCTCTGGGATGATCTCAAGGAGCGCTATGGAAAGAAAAACGATGCGAAACTCTCCCGGGCAGCCATGGAAACCCTGTCTATTATCGCCTATTCCCAGCCCATAACCAGGGGAGAAATCGAGGGCATTCGGGGCGTAAGCGCCGATGGTATGATCAAACTGCTGTTAGGCAGAAACCTCATAAAAGAGGTCGGTAAAAAAGAGGCCCCCGGAAGGCCGGTACAGTACGGTACGACAAAGGAGTTTCTGAAGGTCTTCCGGCTGCGCAGTATCGCTGATCTTCCGAAGCTTGACGAATTGAATCAGGACAGGTTTGAACTTGATGGCAGATAA
- the mazG gene encoding nucleoside triphosphate pyrophosphohydrolase: MTDRKETFNDLYAIISRLRAPDGCPWDRKQTMEDMKKYLLEESYETVTAVQENDKESIKEEIGDVFLILSMMMRIAEENGDFYPGDVFNEICRKLVRRHPHVFGEEEIDDPEKVKEKWDEIKTTLEGRKKKKGVHAVSPGFPPLERSYKIQKRAAKEGFDWEDHNGPFRKIEEELEELKNAIEKRKNSDTEEELGDLLFSVVNIARKLNVDPMTALHRTNQKFLARYSEVERLMKENSLEMKQENLEIMDRYWNQAKKLEQNPDVQT, from the coding sequence GTGACCGATAGAAAAGAAACCTTTAATGATCTTTACGCTATAATCTCCCGCTTGAGAGCACCCGACGGATGTCCCTGGGACAGAAAGCAGACCATGGAGGATATGAAAAAATATCTTCTTGAAGAGAGCTATGAAACTGTAACAGCTGTTCAGGAAAATGACAAGGAATCAATAAAAGAAGAAATTGGTGATGTTTTCCTGATACTCTCCATGATGATGCGAATTGCTGAGGAGAACGGTGATTTTTACCCCGGCGATGTATTCAATGAAATATGCCGGAAACTCGTACGCCGTCATCCCCATGTCTTTGGAGAAGAAGAAATTGATGATCCCGAAAAAGTAAAGGAAAAATGGGACGAGATAAAAACCACGCTGGAAGGCAGAAAAAAGAAGAAAGGGGTACATGCCGTCTCTCCAGGCTTCCCTCCCCTGGAACGCTCCTACAAGATTCAAAAAAGAGCGGCTAAAGAAGGATTCGACTGGGAAGATCACAATGGCCCTTTCAGGAAGATCGAAGAAGAACTTGAAGAACTGAAGAATGCCATCGAAAAGAGAAAAAACAGCGATACGGAAGAAGAACTGGGTGATCTGCTTTTCTCCGTAGTCAACATAGCGCGCAAATTGAATGTTGATCCCATGACTGCCCTGCACCGGACAAACCAAAAGTTCCTTGCACGATATTCGGAAGTAGAGCGTCTCATGAAGGAAAATTCATTGGAGATGAAACAGGAGAATCTGGAAATTATGGACCGCTACTGGAACCAGGCAAAGAAACTGGAACAGAATCCGGATGTTCAGACCTGA